The proteins below are encoded in one region of Shewanella algae:
- the prmC gene encoding peptide chain release factor N(5)-glutamine methyltransferase, with amino-acid sequence MTKLNIAEALQWASSMLAASSESAHADAEALLLHCLGKSRSFIYTWPERSLSAEQHKQFTQMVQRRSQGVPVAHIVGEREFWSLPFIVNESTLIPRPDTEILVETALNLPLSDDIAVLDLGTGTGAIALALAHERQGWQVTAVDKVEAAVELACANRDNLKLPQVEILQSDWFSAVQGRKFQLIVSNPPYIEEDDEHLEMGDVRFEPRSALTAADQGFADLFHIAAHAREHLLPGGYLLLEHGYAQAVNLREKLAELGYQQVATVRDFGSNDRCTLGFWPG; translated from the coding sequence GTGACTAAACTCAATATTGCCGAGGCCCTGCAATGGGCCTCTTCTATGCTGGCCGCATCGTCCGAGTCTGCCCATGCAGATGCCGAAGCCCTGTTGCTGCATTGTTTGGGCAAGAGCCGCAGTTTTATCTACACCTGGCCCGAAAGAAGTTTGTCGGCCGAGCAGCACAAGCAGTTCACCCAGATGGTACAGCGTCGCAGCCAAGGCGTGCCCGTGGCCCATATTGTCGGTGAGCGTGAGTTCTGGTCACTGCCTTTTATCGTCAACGAATCCACTCTTATTCCGCGCCCGGACACCGAAATTCTGGTGGAAACCGCGCTCAACCTGCCGCTTTCAGATGATATCGCCGTGCTGGATCTCGGCACAGGTACCGGCGCTATCGCGCTGGCACTGGCCCATGAGCGACAAGGCTGGCAGGTGACTGCTGTTGATAAGGTCGAGGCCGCGGTGGAGCTGGCCTGCGCCAACCGGGATAATTTGAAACTGCCGCAGGTTGAGATCCTTCAGAGTGACTGGTTTTCGGCGGTTCAGGGGCGTAAGTTCCAGCTGATTGTTTCCAACCCTCCCTATATCGAGGAGGATGATGAGCATCTTGAGATGGGCGATGTGCGCTTCGAACCCCGCAGCGCCTTGACCGCCGCCGATCAGGGCTTTGCCGACCTGTTCCATATCGCAGCCCATGCCAGGGAGCACCTGCTGCCGGGCGGTTATCTGCTGCTGGAGCATGGTTATGCCCAGGCCGTGAACCTCAGGGAAAAACTTGCCGAGCTCGGTTATCAGCAGGTGGCCACAGTGCGCGACTTTGGCTCCAATGATAGATGCACCCTGGGTTTTTGGCCCGGTTGA
- a CDS encoding DMT family transporter, translated as MRNGISYAGPLAAVYLLSLYAWQDAGLPQLGHGALQYIIGAALAQILATALMVKLFQLQNFAVGAGLAKSEALVAAVLGSLFFGTALTVSGWLGVLVGTVAVFLLSTHGGLKGLSFKTLLLGLGCGSAFALTSLWVREASLVLGLPFPHRAAWVLLLVILLQTLLLLAWLLIKDKETLKKLWQRPRLTLAISISSCLGSIGWFSAMSLTAVPYVKTLGQVEVFFMMLISSLWLKQRIKVKDMGGLVLIALAAVLVLWG; from the coding sequence ATGCGGAATGGTATTAGCTATGCCGGCCCGTTGGCTGCTGTGTATCTGTTGTCACTTTATGCCTGGCAGGACGCAGGATTGCCGCAGCTTGGGCATGGCGCGCTGCAGTACATCATAGGGGCGGCCTTGGCGCAGATCCTCGCGACCGCCCTGATGGTAAAACTGTTCCAATTGCAGAATTTCGCCGTCGGCGCCGGGCTGGCCAAGAGTGAAGCCTTGGTCGCGGCCGTGCTCGGCAGTCTGTTCTTCGGCACGGCGTTGACTGTCAGTGGTTGGCTGGGGGTACTTGTCGGTACTGTGGCGGTCTTTCTGCTCAGTACCCACGGCGGGCTCAAAGGCTTGTCCTTCAAGACACTGTTGCTGGGGTTGGGGTGCGGCAGCGCCTTTGCGCTGACTTCGCTCTGGGTTAGGGAAGCAAGTCTGGTGCTGGGTTTGCCGTTTCCTCACCGCGCCGCCTGGGTACTCTTGTTGGTTATTTTGCTGCAGACCTTGTTGCTGCTCGCCTGGCTTCTTATCAAAGATAAAGAGACCCTTAAAAAACTCTGGCAAAGGCCCAGGTTGACCCTGGCCATCAGTATCAGCAGTTGTCTGGGTTCAATAGGTTGGTTCAGTGCCATGTCGCTCACGGCCGTGCCTTATGTGAAAACGCTCGGGCAGGTGGAAGTCTTCTTTATGATGCTGATCTCCAGCCTTTGGCTCAAGCAGCGGATCAAGGTCAAGGATATGGGCGGCCTGGTACTGATTGCCCTGGCCGCGGTATTGGTGCTTTGGGGATGA
- a CDS encoding porin, which translates to MMNLRKTIVAGITCSLLPLVSQAAPDFYGRAWLGLSHSDSGLLSDRKENGAYLENYASFIGVKGKEKLNDNINIVYVMEFGNNGGYFDTSSLFKSRNTYLGIESQLGTLVFGRNDTVFKKTEGKVDLFNITSSDMAKIIAGNDRLGDSATYYSPKWYGVQLGVSYQFADNLPEQNGSNGNYALSLTAGDAKLKQQAWYLALAYADSLNALDAVRAVAGARLAGAKLGFMYQHSESQKYQNLSGNSLLASMEIPWQQYSFKAQYLYDNSGNGKVVSSLADKASVTDASSWQASLGLDYRASKSTTFSLITTYLDGDFTDAGGYTEYDDKLVTLAMKHMF; encoded by the coding sequence ATGATGAACCTAAGAAAAACGATTGTTGCTGGAATTACCTGCTCGCTGTTGCCGCTGGTCAGCCAGGCTGCCCCCGACTTTTATGGCCGGGCTTGGCTTGGGCTTAGTCACTCGGACAGCGGTTTACTGTCAGATAGAAAGGAAAACGGTGCTTATCTGGAAAACTATGCCTCCTTTATCGGTGTCAAGGGTAAAGAAAAACTCAACGACAATATCAATATTGTTTATGTGATGGAGTTTGGTAATAACGGCGGCTACTTTGATACTTCTTCGCTGTTTAAATCCCGTAATACTTATCTGGGTATCGAAAGTCAATTAGGTACACTGGTATTTGGTCGTAATGATACTGTGTTTAAAAAGACAGAAGGTAAGGTGGATTTATTCAATATCACTTCCAGTGATATGGCAAAAATTATCGCCGGGAATGACCGCCTGGGAGATTCAGCTACTTATTACTCACCCAAATGGTATGGAGTGCAGTTGGGCGTGAGCTATCAATTTGCTGATAACTTGCCGGAGCAAAATGGCTCAAACGGCAATTATGCGCTGAGCCTGACAGCGGGTGATGCCAAATTGAAACAACAGGCCTGGTATCTGGCGCTGGCCTATGCCGATAGTCTCAATGCCTTGGATGCGGTGCGAGCCGTTGCCGGTGCTCGCTTGGCCGGTGCCAAGTTGGGGTTTATGTATCAGCATTCCGAGTCGCAGAAATATCAAAATCTCAGTGGCAACAGTTTGCTTGCCAGCATGGAGATCCCTTGGCAGCAATACAGTTTCAAGGCGCAATATCTGTATGACAACTCAGGCAATGGCAAGGTGGTATCCAGCCTGGCTGATAAAGCCAGTGTGACAGATGCTTCCAGTTGGCAGGCGTCTTTGGGGTTGGACTATCGAGCTTCCAAAAGCACCACGTTCAGCTTGATAACCACCTATCTGGATGGCGATTTTACCGACGCAGGAGGTTATACGGAGTATGACGACAAACTGGTGACTCTGGCGATGAAACACATGTTCTGA
- a CDS encoding SirB2 family protein, with translation METFYSLYPAVKHLHMILIAVSVLLFIVRFVLKLRQSAIMDKKLLKVGPHVIDTFLLLSGLTLCFMIKQYPFVDPWMTEKIGAVVAYILLGVMALKSNRNLIFRIFAFLGALGWVVYAAKLAHFKQAVILG, from the coding sequence ATGGAAACTTTTTACAGCCTGTATCCGGCAGTTAAACACCTGCACATGATCCTGATCGCCGTCAGCGTATTGCTGTTCATTGTGCGTTTCGTGCTTAAGCTGCGTCAGTCAGCCATTATGGACAAGAAACTGCTGAAGGTAGGTCCGCATGTGATCGATACTTTCCTGCTGCTGTCCGGATTGACTCTGTGTTTTATGATTAAGCAGTATCCTTTCGTCGATCCCTGGATGACGGAGAAGATAGGCGCAGTGGTCGCTTACATACTGCTGGGCGTGATGGCGCTCAAGTCCAACCGTAATCTGATCTTCCGGATCTTCGCCTTCCTCGGTGCTCTGGGCTGGGTGGTTTATGCGGCAAAACTGGCACACTTCAAACAAGCGGTAATTCTGGGGTAA
- the kdsA gene encoding 3-deoxy-8-phosphooctulonate synthase — MSNKTIHLGAIEIANDKPFVLFGGMNVLESRDLAMTIAETYAEVTQKLGIPYVFKASFDKANRSSVNSYRGPGMEEGLKIFQEIKDTFKLPLITDVHEPYQCAPVAEVVDIIQLPAFLARQTDLVVAMAKTGAIINVKKPQFLAPHEMRHIIKKFNEAGNDEIILCERGSCFGYNNLVVDMLGMDEMKQSGYPVIFDATHALQRPGGREDSAGGRRAQATELARSGMALGLAGLFIEAHPDPDNAKCDGPCALPLQQLEGYLSQMKAVDDLVKSFPALDTSR; from the coding sequence ATGAGTAATAAAACCATACATCTGGGGGCTATCGAGATAGCCAATGACAAGCCCTTTGTGCTGTTCGGTGGCATGAATGTACTCGAGTCGCGGGACTTGGCGATGACCATTGCCGAAACCTACGCGGAAGTCACTCAGAAGCTGGGGATCCCTTATGTGTTCAAGGCCTCCTTCGACAAGGCCAACCGCTCATCCGTCAACTCCTATCGTGGCCCAGGCATGGAAGAAGGTTTGAAAATTTTCCAGGAGATCAAGGACACCTTCAAGCTGCCATTGATTACCGATGTACATGAGCCCTACCAGTGCGCGCCTGTGGCCGAAGTGGTCGACATCATCCAGTTGCCGGCCTTCCTGGCGCGCCAGACAGATCTTGTGGTGGCCATGGCCAAGACAGGGGCTATCATCAATGTGAAAAAGCCTCAGTTCCTGGCGCCCCATGAGATGCGGCATATCATCAAGAAATTCAACGAAGCGGGTAATGATGAGATCATTCTCTGTGAGCGTGGCAGCTGCTTTGGTTATAACAACCTGGTGGTGGACATGCTGGGCATGGATGAGATGAAGCAATCCGGCTACCCGGTGATCTTCGATGCCACCCATGCGCTGCAGCGTCCTGGCGGCCGTGAAGATTCTGCCGGTGGTCGTCGTGCCCAGGCAACCGAACTGGCCCGCAGCGGTATGGCGCTGGGACTGGCCGGGCTGTTTATTGAAGCGCACCCGGACCCGGATAATGCCAAGTGTGATGGCCCTTGTGCCTTGCCACTGCAGCAACTGGAAGGGTATCTGAGCCAGATGAAGGCCGTTGATGATCTGGTGAAGTCTTTCCCGGCGCTGGATACCAGTCGCTGA
- a CDS encoding DUF819 domain-containing protein, whose protein sequence is MSSTSQAATEMTALVTNDATALGILAAILGFVFYTNSSSHPFWQKFYRFIPALLLCYFLPSLLNTFGIVDGSTSKLYYVASRYLLPACLVLLILSVDLKAILGLGPKAVVMFLTGTMGIVIGGPIALLIMSAIDPTLTAGHGPDAVWRGMTTLAGSWIGGGANQAAMKEIYEVGGNIFSVMVTVDVIVANIWMAVLLFMASRAKEIDAKTGADTSAIESLKAKVEQYHAENARIPSLRDIMLIVAVGFGITGLAHVGADLLAPWFATNYPWTEQYSLTSGFFWLVVIVTTIGLLLSFSPARHLEAAGASKIASAYLYILVATIGLHMDVSQVLDTPIYFLVGIIWMLVHSGLMLLVAKLIRAPLFYMAVGSQANVGGAASAPVVAAAFHPALAPVGVLLAVFGYALGTYMAWLCGQLLQAVAS, encoded by the coding sequence ATGAGCAGTACCTCACAGGCGGCCACTGAAATGACTGCGTTGGTGACCAATGACGCCACCGCGCTCGGCATTCTGGCCGCCATTCTTGGCTTCGTTTTTTACACCAACAGCAGCAGCCATCCTTTCTGGCAAAAGTTTTACCGTTTCATCCCGGCCTTGCTGCTGTGTTACTTCCTGCCATCCTTGCTCAATACCTTTGGGATTGTCGATGGCAGTACCTCCAAACTTTACTATGTGGCGTCCCGTTATCTGCTGCCTGCCTGTTTGGTATTGTTGATCCTCAGCGTCGACCTCAAAGCCATTCTGGGGCTGGGTCCCAAGGCGGTAGTGATGTTTTTGACCGGCACCATGGGCATTGTTATAGGCGGCCCGATTGCCCTGCTTATCATGTCGGCAATCGACCCGACATTGACCGCTGGCCACGGCCCGGACGCAGTCTGGCGCGGCATGACGACACTCGCCGGTAGCTGGATTGGCGGCGGTGCCAACCAGGCGGCGATGAAAGAGATTTATGAAGTGGGCGGCAATATCTTCTCCGTGATGGTCACTGTTGATGTGATAGTCGCCAACATCTGGATGGCCGTGCTGCTGTTTATGGCATCCAGGGCCAAGGAGATAGATGCCAAGACAGGTGCAGATACCAGCGCCATTGAAAGCCTCAAGGCCAAGGTGGAGCAATATCATGCCGAAAACGCCCGCATTCCCAGCCTGCGCGACATTATGCTGATTGTGGCTGTGGGCTTTGGTATTACCGGTCTGGCCCATGTCGGCGCCGACCTGCTGGCACCCTGGTTTGCAACCAACTATCCCTGGACCGAGCAATACAGTCTGACCTCTGGATTCTTCTGGCTGGTGGTGATAGTCACAACCATAGGTTTGCTGTTGTCATTCAGTCCGGCCCGTCATTTGGAAGCGGCCGGAGCCTCCAAGATAGCCTCGGCCTACCTCTACATACTGGTGGCTACAATCGGTTTGCATATGGATGTATCCCAAGTTCTAGATACGCCGATTTACTTCCTGGTGGGCATTATCTGGATGCTGGTGCATTCGGGATTGATGCTGCTGGTGGCCAAGCTTATCCGTGCGCCGCTGTTTTACATGGCGGTGGGCAGCCAGGCCAACGTTGGCGGCGCGGCGTCTGCGCCCGTAGTGGCTGCGGCCTTCCATCCGGCACTGGCACCCGTAGGTGTACTGCTGGCGGTATTCGGCTATGCTTTAGGCACTTATATGGCTTGGCTCTGTGGCCAGTTGCTGCAGGCCGTGGCCAGCTGA
- a CDS encoding substrate-binding domain-containing protein has product MKHKFKSKLLLLALGCTLSFGSWAETLKVITSGGFAGTLTAMEKQIEQDTGLDLIISYGSSSGGAHDSIPERLKRNEAFDVLILSQSSLNKLTEKGYVRSDSHRDLVRSRIGMCVKAGTAKPDISTEEAFIKVLQQADSIGYSASASGTYLASKLWPEMGLWQMIEPKSKRVLSERVATVVARGELQIGFQQISEILPIAGTEFVGPIPDKFQKVTTFSSGITQSSLQPEAAKRLIDYLASDKPYVLSSIRHSGLDPVAAE; this is encoded by the coding sequence ATGAAGCATAAGTTCAAGAGCAAGTTACTGCTGTTGGCCCTGGGCTGTACCCTGAGCTTCGGCAGTTGGGCAGAGACATTGAAAGTGATCACTTCCGGCGGTTTTGCCGGCACCCTGACCGCGATGGAGAAGCAGATAGAACAGGATACCGGGCTGGATTTGATCATCTCCTATGGCTCGTCATCCGGTGGTGCCCATGACTCCATTCCGGAGCGGCTCAAACGCAACGAAGCGTTCGATGTGTTGATCCTGTCCCAAAGCTCACTCAACAAGCTGACAGAAAAGGGCTATGTGCGCAGTGACAGCCACAGGGATCTGGTGCGTTCCCGCATAGGCATGTGCGTTAAAGCGGGCACAGCCAAGCCGGACATCAGCACAGAGGAAGCTTTTATCAAGGTGCTGCAACAAGCCGATTCAATAGGTTACTCGGCCAGCGCCAGTGGCACTTATCTGGCCAGCAAACTCTGGCCCGAGATGGGGCTGTGGCAGATGATAGAACCCAAGAGCAAAAGGGTTTTGAGTGAAAGGGTCGCCACCGTGGTCGCCAGAGGAGAATTACAGATAGGTTTTCAGCAGATAAGTGAAATACTGCCTATCGCAGGCACCGAATTTGTCGGGCCGATCCCGGACAAATTCCAGAAGGTAACCACCTTCTCGAGCGGCATCACCCAAAGCAGCCTGCAACCTGAAGCAGCCAAACGTCTTATTGACTACCTGGCCTCGGATAAACCTTATGTACTCAGCAGCATACGCCACTCAGGGCTGGATCCTGTGGCAGCAGAGTAA
- a CDS encoding tetratricopeptide repeat protein, whose amino-acid sequence MQQYSLKQDELSLPESAFELCQYLGFGLAKQANWAWLELSGSVLSHYLVDQQRRFQALLNWFYKDLGFAPREDYFSRQAADLGQCILSRQGNSTTLATVLMLLGKQLDLKFDPVLLPGTTVLACHVAGELIYLDPLRGERLSKERLHALVRGELGNSAPLKASYLKPVGTQRLMTRMLHELKAGAIVAHEFEVAMECCNLLLEWHADDLSLHRERAFIAQQLGAIHVASADLQYFVDNSPHDPVVELVKMQLRELGDDPQTFH is encoded by the coding sequence ATGCAACAATATTCTCTTAAGCAAGACGAACTCTCTCTGCCCGAGTCGGCATTTGAGCTTTGCCAATATCTGGGCTTTGGCCTGGCCAAACAGGCCAACTGGGCCTGGCTGGAACTGTCCGGCTCAGTGCTCAGCCACTATCTGGTCGATCAGCAGCGGCGCTTTCAGGCGCTGCTGAACTGGTTTTACAAGGATCTGGGGTTTGCCCCCAGAGAAGATTATTTTTCCCGGCAGGCGGCCGATCTCGGCCAGTGTATTCTCAGCCGCCAGGGGAACAGCACCACATTGGCAACTGTGCTTATGTTGCTTGGCAAACAGCTGGACTTGAAATTCGACCCTGTACTGCTGCCGGGCACCACAGTGCTGGCCTGCCACGTGGCCGGTGAACTCATCTATCTCGACCCGCTTCGGGGGGAGCGTCTCAGCAAAGAGCGCTTGCATGCCCTGGTTCGCGGCGAGCTGGGCAACAGTGCACCGCTGAAGGCGTCTTACCTCAAGCCGGTTGGCACCCAAAGGCTGATGACCCGCATGCTGCATGAACTCAAGGCCGGCGCCATAGTCGCCCATGAATTTGAAGTTGCGATGGAGTGCTGCAATTTGCTGCTTGAATGGCATGCCGACGATCTCAGCCTGCATCGGGAGCGCGCCTTTATTGCCCAGCAACTGGGAGCTATTCATGTCGCCAGCGCCGATCTGCAGTATTTTGTCGACAACAGCCCGCACGACCCTGTGGTCGAGCTGGTGAAGATGCAACTCAGAGAATTGGGAGACGACCCTCAAACCTTCCATTGA
- a CDS encoding flavocytochrome c: protein MKLTYLSGLLACCLFGAAGVQAAPQDLGKFHSDSQQGCKTCHVSPNKIDDSEAHENQQCHSCHGDYSDLKNTALEIDPHGSHLGDIACTSCHKGHEAPKFYCNECHSFEHKPMPFADVKAKPAWDKEWDQQKIQQAIAAGPKQSTDVVVIGAGSAGYNAAISAKQSGAKVVLLEKAPFSGGNSMLAAGGYNAVGTKQQAAHKVDDQVAWYVEDTMKGGRYANDPKLVQILAQQSADGIKWLESLGANMDDLKRSGGARVDRTHRPSGGLSVGPHIIDVLRKAADKNQVETRLNSRAVKLVVNDEQQILGVVIHGKHSGYYMLGAKSVVLATGGYGMNKEMIAYYRPTFKGMTSSNNITATGDGIEMAKSIGASMTDIDWIQAHPTIGKDSRILISETVRGVGAIMVNKDGKRFINELTTRDRASDAILKQPEQFAWLVFDNQLYKKAKMVRGYDHLKMLKKADNVAELAKLTGMQPKALEQTVSSYNHSFKVGKDSEFNRENMPLDLTQAPFYAVKVAPGIHHTMGGVAIDEKAEVLNLQSWPIKGLYAAGEVTGGVHGYNRLGGNAVADTVIFGRIAGKNAADNALAK from the coding sequence ATGAAACTCACTTATCTCAGCGGTCTGCTGGCCTGTTGCCTTTTCGGTGCAGCCGGAGTGCAGGCGGCACCTCAGGATCTAGGCAAATTTCACAGCGACAGCCAGCAAGGCTGCAAAACCTGCCATGTTTCGCCTAACAAGATTGACGACAGCGAGGCCCATGAAAATCAACAGTGCCACAGCTGTCACGGAGACTACAGTGACCTGAAGAACACAGCCCTGGAGATAGATCCCCACGGCTCTCACCTGGGTGATATCGCCTGTACCAGTTGCCACAAGGGGCACGAAGCACCCAAATTTTACTGCAATGAATGCCACTCTTTTGAACATAAACCCATGCCCTTTGCCGATGTCAAAGCCAAACCGGCCTGGGACAAAGAATGGGATCAGCAAAAAATTCAGCAGGCTATCGCCGCGGGACCAAAACAAAGCACAGATGTGGTGGTAATAGGTGCCGGCAGTGCCGGCTATAACGCTGCCATCAGCGCCAAACAGTCCGGGGCCAAGGTGGTATTGCTGGAAAAAGCCCCCTTCTCCGGCGGCAACTCCATGCTGGCGGCTGGTGGCTATAACGCCGTGGGTACCAAACAACAAGCCGCCCACAAGGTGGACGACCAAGTGGCCTGGTATGTGGAAGATACGATGAAAGGCGGTCGCTACGCCAACGATCCCAAGCTGGTGCAAATTCTGGCACAGCAGTCAGCCGACGGTATCAAATGGCTTGAATCCCTCGGCGCCAATATGGATGACCTCAAACGCTCCGGCGGCGCCCGGGTGGACAGGACACACAGACCATCAGGCGGGCTCAGCGTCGGGCCACATATCATAGATGTACTGCGTAAGGCCGCAGATAAAAATCAGGTGGAAACCCGCCTCAATTCACGGGCAGTGAAACTGGTAGTGAATGACGAGCAGCAGATACTCGGGGTAGTGATCCACGGTAAACATTCAGGCTATTACATGTTGGGCGCCAAATCCGTGGTGCTGGCAACCGGTGGCTATGGCATGAACAAAGAGATGATCGCCTACTATCGCCCAACCTTTAAAGGCATGACCAGTTCCAACAATATTACCGCAACCGGCGATGGCATAGAAATGGCCAAGTCCATAGGTGCCAGCATGACAGATATCGACTGGATCCAGGCACACCCAACCATAGGCAAAGACAGCCGCATCTTAATCTCTGAAACTGTGCGCGGTGTCGGGGCTATCATGGTCAACAAGGATGGCAAACGTTTTATCAACGAGTTGACCACCCGCGACCGGGCATCGGATGCCATTCTCAAGCAACCCGAACAGTTTGCCTGGTTGGTGTTCGACAACCAACTGTACAAAAAAGCCAAAATGGTACGCGGCTATGATCACCTTAAGATGTTGAAAAAGGCTGATAATGTAGCCGAGTTGGCCAAACTCACCGGCATGCAACCTAAGGCACTGGAGCAAACAGTGAGTAGTTACAACCACTCTTTCAAAGTCGGCAAAGACAGCGAATTCAACCGTGAAAATATGCCGCTTGATCTGACTCAGGCTCCCTTCTATGCGGTGAAAGTTGCTCCAGGCATTCATCACACCATGGGTGGGGTCGCCATAGATGAGAAAGCCGAGGTACTGAACCTGCAAAGCTGGCCCATCAAAGGCCTGTATGCCGCCGGAGAGGTGACGGGTGGGGTACATGGCTACAACCGTCTGGGCGGTAATGCGGTGGCCGATACGGTTATCTTCGGTCGTATCGCGGGTAAGAATGCTGCCGACAACGCGTTGGCTAAATAG
- a CDS encoding LysR family transcriptional regulator — MKITLKQLLVFKCIHAEGQISRAARKLHMSVPAVSMALKELESALGCRLFERSATGLLLNPQGELLLPYANGMLASEQQVQQLFHASASGVCGTLTVGASKTAGNYVLSRRLPVFHQCFPATGIRLMIKDSSHIERMVSERELDLAFVDAKPSLANLCCEPWLRDRICIVCGADNPLAKEVVDTERLSREVWYLDESATVARVRAMQLLHSVGIVPSQTITMGTLGAIKRATATGYGVSILPFMAIDAELERGDLVELELPGWDFERNYWVIRRAEEVLAPLPANFLEFMLDQREFDEQRPA, encoded by the coding sequence ATGAAGATAACTCTCAAACAACTGCTGGTATTCAAGTGCATACATGCCGAAGGGCAGATCTCCCGTGCTGCCAGGAAGCTGCATATGTCGGTTCCGGCCGTCAGTATGGCGCTGAAAGAGTTGGAGTCAGCGCTGGGGTGCCGCCTGTTTGAGCGCAGTGCGACAGGTTTGCTGCTCAACCCGCAGGGGGAGTTGTTGCTGCCATACGCCAACGGGATGTTGGCGTCAGAGCAGCAGGTACAGCAGTTATTTCACGCCAGTGCCAGTGGCGTATGTGGCACACTGACGGTCGGTGCCAGTAAAACTGCGGGAAACTATGTGTTATCGCGGCGCTTGCCTGTGTTCCATCAATGTTTCCCGGCCACAGGAATTCGCTTGATGATCAAAGATTCAAGCCACATAGAGAGAATGGTCTCCGAACGGGAACTGGACCTGGCCTTTGTTGACGCCAAGCCGTCGCTGGCCAATCTCTGTTGTGAGCCTTGGCTCAGAGACAGGATCTGCATCGTTTGCGGCGCCGATAACCCTCTGGCTAAAGAGGTTGTCGATACCGAGCGCCTGTCACGTGAAGTCTGGTATCTGGATGAAAGCGCGACGGTTGCCCGCGTCAGGGCTATGCAGTTACTGCACAGCGTCGGCATTGTGCCATCGCAAACCATCACCATGGGAACTCTGGGGGCCATCAAGCGCGCCACGGCCACTGGCTATGGGGTCAGTATCTTACCCTTTATGGCGATAGATGCCGAATTGGAGCGTGGCGATCTGGTGGAGTTGGAACTGCCCGGCTGGGACTTTGAACGTAACTATTGGGTGATCCGCCGGGCCGAGGAAGTGCTTGCCCCGTTACCGGCCAATTTTCTGGAATTTATGTTGGATCAACGCGAGTTCGACGAGCAACGGCCGGCATGA